In Cyclopterus lumpus isolate fCycLum1 chromosome 17, fCycLum1.pri, whole genome shotgun sequence, a genomic segment contains:
- the LOC117746719 gene encoding zona pellucida sperm-binding protein 3-like yields the protein MMAFFWQRALLVSLAVAVLVYADMKLDCGTDFVTLVWTEGRSRADTSLFRLGNCFPTSFSATEAVFSVDFDDCDFRRIVTGDRMMFTNDLTYSSDSTPLSFSHPVVCAYERPEDWYPRLYAPIFNTYGLGDLEFHFGLMNADFSGPAESTSFPLGSFIPIMASVAQESHQPLLLFLQECVAATTPELQPESTLYPIIANEGCLVDSLVSRSKFEPRQKSSELHLSLQAFRFGLGEEVFIHCKLVAWDPNSLDNTKKACHYVKEHGWEQLDNSASRYLCACCESDCKSRRVRSLASGKRGMAQQAVLGPLTITDVNY from the exons ATGATGGCTTTCTTTTGGCAACGTGCACTGCTTGTGAGCCTGGCTGTTGCCGTGTTGGTATATGCAG ACATGAAGCTGGACTGCGGCACCGATTTTGTGACGCTGGTGTGGACGGAGGGCAGGTCCCGGGCTGATACCTCGCTCTTCCGTCTGGGGAACTGCTTCCCCACCAGCTTCTCGGCCACAGAGGCTGTTTTTAGCGTGGACTTCGACGACTGTGACTTCAGGAGAATT GTAACTGGGGATCGCATGATGTTCACCAATGATCTGACCTACTCTTCTGACTCGacccctctgtccttctctcacCCCGTTGTCTGTGCATATGAGAG GCCTGAAGACTGGTACCCGCGGCTTTATGCCCCAATTTTCAACACGTACGGCCTTGGAGATCTAGAGTTCCACTTTGGCCTCATGAATG CTGACTTCTCCGGCCCCGCTGAATCTACCTCCTTTCCTCTGGGCTCCTTTATCCCGATCATGGCTAGCGTGGCGCAGGAGAGCCATCAGCCCTTGCTGCTGTTTCTTCAGGAATGCGTAGCAGCTACCACACCGGAGCTGCAGCCTGAAAGCACTTTGTACCCGATAATCGCCAATGAGGG ATGTCTTGTGGACAGTCTGGTATCGCGCTCCAAATTCGAACCGAGGCAAAAATCCTCTGAGCTCCACCTTTCCCTTCAAGCCTTTAGGTTTGGTCTCGGCGAAGAG GTGTTCATCCACTGTAAACTTGTGGCTTGGGATCCCAACAGTCTGGACAACACCAAGAAGGCCTGCCACTACGTCAAAGAGCATGG CTGGGAGCAGTTGGACAACTCTGCATCCCGCTATCTCTGTGCCTGCTGTGAATCTGACTGCAAGTCCAGGAGGGTCAGGAGTTTAGCATCAG GGAAGCGTGGTATGGCACAACAAGCTGTCCTTGGGCCACTGACCATCACTGATGTGAATTATTGA